Proteins from a single region of Ziziphus jujuba cultivar Dongzao chromosome 1, ASM3175591v1:
- the LOC107404901 gene encoding uncharacterized protein LOC107404901, whose protein sequence is MALKFLNKKGWHTGSLRNIENVWKAEQKHDAEQKKLEELRKQIQEERERSEFRLLQEQAGLVPKQERLEFLYESGLAVGKGGASEGFKALEAFPKNDDAPSTSSASASMQQSSVPGALFEDKPQSANDSWRKLHSDPLLMIRQREQEALSRIKNNPVQMAIIRKSVDEKKHKGKSHDKKEHRKKHHHSSSKHERHSSSHTIEVERRKPDHRKGSNYDKHSDSEDESHKKRSRGERNSYRDLKYRERSPGGQSDPETVKSGRQDAVKRSHERSEQGKCPLEQGRYTVESQRESHHKRRYVAPKLSEEERAAKLREMQEDAELHEEQRWKRLKKAEEDDAREATRDGLSGGKNFLHAAHRSVYGAEKGGSSTIEESVRRRAYYSQGRSSASEGNAFRR, encoded by the exons ATGGCGTTGAAATTCTTGAACAAGAAGGGATGGCATACGGGCAGCCTTAGAAACATCGAGAATGTCTGGAAGGCGGAGCAGAAACACGATGCCGAACAGAAGAAGTTGGAGGAGCTCCGCAAACAGATTCAGGAGGAGAGAGAGCGCTCCGAGTTTCGTCTTCTCCAGGAACAAGCCGGCCTTGTACC TAAGCAGGAGAGATTGGAATTCCTGTATGAGTCGGGATTAGCAGTTGGGAAGGGTGGAGCTTCCGAGGGTTTCAAAGCCTTAGAAGCTTTTCCCAAGAATGACGATGCACCTTCTACCTCTTCAGCCTCCGCTTCCATG CAACAATCTTCGGTACCGGGAGCTTTATTCGAAGACAAACCCCAATCTGCCAATGATTCTTGGAGGAAACTACACTCGGATCCTTTGCTTATGATTCGTCAGCGCGAGCAGGAAGCTCTGTCCCGCATCAAGAACAACCCTGTTCAGATGGCCATCATTCGCAAATCt GTTGACGAAAAGAAGCACAAGGGAAAGTCTCATGATAAAAAGGAACATCGAAAGAAGCATCATCATAGTAGCTCGAAGCATGAGAGACATTCATCATCCCACACAATTGAAGTGGAAAGGAGGAAGCCTGATCATCGAAAGGGCTCAAATTATGATAAGCATTCAGATTCAGAAGATGAATCTCATAAGAAGAGGAGTCGGGGTGAGAGAAACAGCTATCGAGACTTGAAATACAGAGAGCGGTCACCTGGTGGACAATCAGATCCTGAAACTGTAAAAAGTGGCAGACAAGATGCTGTCAAGAGAAGTCATGAGAGGTCAGAGCAGGGAAAGTGTCCTTTGGAGCAGGGAAGGTATACTGTAGAAAGTCAACGTGAATCGCATCATAAGCGTCGTTACGTTGCTCCTAAACTTTCAGAAGAAGAGCGAGCTGCTAAACTGCGAGAGATGCAAGAGGATGCTGAGTTACATGAAGAGCAGAGGTGGAAACGGTTGAAGAAGGCTGAGGAGGATGATGCACGGGAAGCTACCCGAGATGGCTTGTCCGGTGGCAAAAATTTCTTACATGCTGCTCATAGAAGCGTGTATGGTGCTGAGAAAGGAGGAAGCTCAACAATAGAGGAGAGTGTTCGGCGCCGAGCTTATTACTCACAGGGCAGGTCCTCAGCAAGTGAAGGCAATGCTTTTAGGCGGTGA
- the LOC107434232 gene encoding protein ENDOSPERM DEFECTIVE 1, whose translation MGELVVEVCASPTAVDAGSAPSSTSISAPPPPPPPPTQHRRPRVREVSSRFMSPLISSSSSSSDLPHLLPSKSPIPKQHHTVSVQSPNLLENQSRQQQRSTSLQRRRRQLDMENLPSSDENSRPSGTDHPPLPIQSSETPFHLEQIQSTLTLRKQRSAKLLKENGVGRQQTHQQNSLKTTCPGRGGANNFATPSRPDTPMVTASMDRTTMTSSSSRFRLMQQRTSTNMTNSAAAKLLQSSVTSLPSQPTTSNHPTSSTTQDDGPQENQVSDLVGCTSRSLSDFRTSSMPEANMVIVVPSRYRSDKTLNRAGGNGNATCSRSLNLPSSSPSSSDTSPFQSIDGSEKLTSAVMKQQANSAKMGGICLPPVPPCAGAKMGTDTRKAKKVSSHQEDVHSLRLFHNRYIQWRYANARAQVSMQAQQRETEKKLCSLGVKISELYDSVVRKRIELGILQRTKTLSAILEAQIPYLDKWSAFEGDYSISLAETVQALSNASLQIPISGNVKVDIKEVEEALNSAAKVMEMIVGHVQHYIPKGEEMENLITEVARIVGGEKAFIEECGDLLAKTYTSQVEECSLRGHLIQLHCRRSNE comes from the exons atgggtGAATTGGTGGTTGAAGTCTGTGCGTCCCCAACTGCGGTTGATGCTGGTTCGGCACCATCGTCAACATCAATTTCTGCACCACCACCTCCTCCGCCGCCACCAACCCAACATCGAAGACCCAGAGTCAGAGAGGTCAGCTCCAGATTCATGTCTCCGCtgatctcttcttcttcttcttcttctgatcTTCCCCATCTCTTGCCTTCCAAATCCCCAATTCCCAAACAACACCACACTGTCTCAGTTCAATCCCCAAATCTTTTGGAAAATCAATCCAGGCAGCAGCAGCGTTCCACTTCCTTGCAAAGGCGACGAAGACAGCTCGACATGGAAAACTTACCCTCCTCCGACGAGAACAGTAGGCCTTCCGGCACCGACCACCCTCCTCTTCCGATTCAGTCCTCGGAAACCCCTTTTCACTTGGAGCAGATCCAGTCCACCCTCACCCTTAGGAAACAGCGTTCTGCTAAGCTTTTGAAAGAGAATGGAGTTGGAAGACAACAAACCCACCAGCAGAATTCATTGAAAACAACCTGCCCGGGAAGAGGAGGTGCTAACAATTTCGCAACGCCTTCAAGGCCCGACACACCCATGGTTACTGCTAGTATGGATAGGACAACGATGACGTCTTCGTCGTCGAGATTCAGGCTGATGCAGCAGCGTACTTCTACCAACATGACGAACTCAGCGGCTGCTAAGCTCTTGCAGTCGAGCGTCACGTCGTTGCCTTCTCAACCGACCACCAGCAACCATCCCACTTCTTCCACTACCCAAGATGATGGACCCCAGGAGAACCAGGTATCTGATCTAGTAGGCTGCACTTCTCGGTCCCTCTCGGATTTTCGAACTTCTTCCATGCCTGAGGCAAATATGGTGATTGTCGTTCCCAGTAGATATCGGTCTGACAAAACTCTCAATAGAGCTGGTGGTAATGGTAATGCCACTTGCTCTCGTTCTCTGAATTTGCCGTCTTCGTCGCCATCGAGTTCCGATACCTCGCCGTTTCAATCAATAGACGGAAGTGAAAAATTGACATCTGCTGTCATGAAGCAACAAGCAAACTCTGCCAAGATGGGGGGTATATGTCTGCCTCCAGTCCCTCCATGTGCAGGTGCGAAGATGGGGACAGATACAAGGAAGGCTAAGAAAGTTTCTAGCCATCAGGAAGATGTGCATTCCTTGAGATTGTTTCACAACCGCTATATACAATGGAGATATGCTAATGCCAGAGCACAGGTTTCAATGCAAGCTCAGCAGAGAGAAACAGAG AAAAAACTTTGTTCTCTTGGGGTAAAGATATCAGAGCTATATGATTCTGTGGTAAGGAAACGGATAGAACTTGGGATTTTGCAAAGAACAAAGACTCTATCAGCCATTCTTGAGGCTCAA ATTCCATACTTGGACAAGTGGTCTGCTTTTGAAGGGGATTATTCAATCTCTCTGGCTGAAACAGTTCAAGCTTTGTCTAATGCCTCTCTTCAAATTCCAATCAGCGGGAATGTTaag GTTGATATAAAAGAGGTAGAGGAGGCACTGAACTCAGCAGCAAAGGTGATGGAGATGATAGTTGGCCATGTTCAACACTACATACCCAAG GGTGAAGAAATGGAAAACTTAATTACAGAAGTAGCAAGAATAGTAGGTGGAGAAAAGGCCTTTATCGAAGAATGTGGAGATCTTTTAGCTAAAACATATACATCCCAG GTTGAAGAGTGCAGCTTAAGGGGTCACTTAATCCAATTACATTGTAGACGTAGCAACGAATAA